In Zingiber officinale cultivar Zhangliang chromosome 11B, Zo_v1.1, whole genome shotgun sequence, a single window of DNA contains:
- the LOC122034815 gene encoding ubiquitin-conjugating enzyme E2-17 kDa-like isoform X2 — translation MASKRLQKELKDLEMDPPLSCSAGPVGEDMFHWQATIMGPTDSPFAGGVFLVNIHFPPDYPFKPPKMKFLTQVYHPNINSNGSICLDILKEEWSPALTISKVLLSLCSLHTDPNPDDPLVLEIARVYKTDRVKYETTARSWTRKYAMG, via the exons ATGGCTTCCAAGAGGCTACAGAAGGAGTTAAAGGACTTGGAGATGGACCCGCCCCTGTCATGCAGTGCAG GTCCTGTTGGTGAGGACATGTTCCACTGGCAAGCCACCATTATGGGGCCTACTGATAGCCCATTTGCAGGCGGTGTATTTTTAGTGAATATTCACTTTCCACCAGATTATCCCTTCAAGCCACCAAAG ATGAAATTTCTAACACAAGTCTATCACCCAAATATCAACAGCAACGGCAGCATCTGCCTTGACATTCTAAAGGAGGAATGGAGTCCTGCTTTGACAATATCTAAG GTGTTGTTGTCGTTGTGCTCACTCCACACTGATCCCAACCCTGATGATCCTTTGGTTCTTGAGATCGCTCGAGTTTACAAGACTGATCGAGTCAAGTACGAGACCACTGCCAGGTCATGGACTCGGAAATATGCCATGGGTTAA
- the LOC122034815 gene encoding ubiquitin-conjugating enzyme E2-17 kDa-like isoform X1, which translates to MASKRLQKELKDLEMDPPLSCSAGPVGEDMFHWQATIMGPTDSPFAGGVFLVNIHFPPDYPFKPPKMKFLTQVYHPNINSNGSICLDILKEEWSPALTISKVVLLSLCSLHTDPNPDDPLVLEIARVYKTDRVKYETTARSWTRKYAMG; encoded by the exons ATGGCTTCCAAGAGGCTACAGAAGGAGTTAAAGGACTTGGAGATGGACCCGCCCCTGTCATGCAGTGCAG GTCCTGTTGGTGAGGACATGTTCCACTGGCAAGCCACCATTATGGGGCCTACTGATAGCCCATTTGCAGGCGGTGTATTTTTAGTGAATATTCACTTTCCACCAGATTATCCCTTCAAGCCACCAAAG ATGAAATTTCTAACACAAGTCTATCACCCAAATATCAACAGCAACGGCAGCATCTGCCTTGACATTCTAAAGGAGGAATGGAGTCCTGCTTTGACAATATCTAAGGTG GTGTTGTTGTCGTTGTGCTCACTCCACACTGATCCCAACCCTGATGATCCTTTGGTTCTTGAGATCGCTCGAGTTTACAAGACTGATCGAGTCAAGTACGAGACCACTGCCAGGTCATGGACTCGGAAATATGCCATGGGTTAA
- the LOC122033837 gene encoding protein PSK SIMULATOR 1-like: MGVTKVLADLRARCPQRPAVGILAFEAAAVMSRLVSLHRSLAEEEVRRLRAGMRAPGVAYLTSKDQVFLLRVASAELVGDLDAAAAAVSRLAPRCRDPLLRAFDHLYADLKAGGVYSFLIDARAAADLDRLGLGSTAKRAERRVRKMERYVAATSSLYAEMEVLNELEATEKRAQQQEQQEWRRHSGPIQVQKPPSAPDPVRFQLRSQEDRVRRLKEESLWSKTFDKAVELMVRTVVAVFSRICAVFGVCVVGLPDGDLTNFLGKHSSGLLERRVVPQHVPFLRNSATIMRTPMEIGAQETPFDRLRKFLKESPTTVGGSGLTLRYANVILAAEKLFQERNRVEAAAVEEEPVAAAREELYEMLPSGMRAAVRAKLRECWRREGVRLSEVDESLAEGWREPVAAILAWLVPVARDTVRWQEERNMDREQRFCTRPRALLLQTLHYADVNKAEAAVVEVLVGLSCMSWYDDRRQCKSELEL; this comes from the coding sequence ATGGGCGTCACCAAGGTGCTCGCCGATCTCCGAGCGCGCTGCCCGCAGCGTCCGGCCGTCGGGATCCTCGCCTTCGAGGCCGCCGCCGTCATGTCTCGCCTCGTCTCCCTCCACCGCTCCCTCGCCGAGGAGGAAGTCCGCCGCCTCCGCGCCGGCATGCGCGCCCCTGGCGTCGCCTACTTGACGTCGAAGGATCAGGTTTTTCTCCTCCGCGTCGCTAGCGCCGAGCTGGTGGGCGACCTCGACGCGGCCGCGGCCGCTGTCTCCCGCCTCGCCCCCAGGTGCCGCGACCCGCTGCTCCGCGCCTTCGACCACCTCTACGCCGACCTCAAGGCCGGCGGCGTGTACTCCTTTCTCATCGACGCCCGCGCCGCCGCCGACCTCGACCGCCTCGGCCTTGGCTCCACCGCCAAGCGCGCGGAGAGGCGGGTGAGGAAGATGGAGCGGTACGTGGCGGCGACGTCAAGCCTGTACGCGGAGATGGAGGTGCTTAATGAGCTTGAGGCGACGGAGAAGCGCGCCCAGCAGCAGGAGCAGCAGGAGTGGCGCCGGCACAGCGGTCCGATACAGGTCCAGAAACCGCCGTCGGCGCCCGACCCGGTTCGCTTCCAGCTCCGGTCGCAGGAAGACAGGGTTCGCCGGCTAAAGGAGGAATCTTTGTGGAGCAAGACCTTCGACAAGGCTGTGGAGCTCATGGTCCGAACCGTCGTCGCTGTCTTCTCCAGAATCTGTGCTGTCTTCGGCGTCTGCGTCGTCGGTCTGCCGGACGGTGATCTGACCAATTTCCTCGGGAAGCACTCGTCAGGGCTGCTGGAGCGACGGGTGGTGCCGCAGCACGTGCCTTTCCTTCGTAACTCTGCAACGATCATGAGAACGCCGATGGAGATCGGCGCGCAAGAAACGCCCTTCGATCGTTTGAGGAAATTCCTCAAAGAGTCCCCGACCACCGTCGGCGGGTCGGGCCTGACGTTGCGGTACGCCAACGTTATCCTGGCTGCCGAGAAGTTGTTTCAAGAACGAAACAGAGTGGAGGCAGCGGCTGTGGAGGAGGAGCCGGTGGCGGCGGCGAGAGAGGAATTGTACGAGATGCTGCCGTCAGGGATGCGCGCGGCTGTGAGGGCGAAGCTGAGGGAGTGCTGGAGGAGGGAGGGGGTCCGGCTGTCAGAGGTGGACGAATCTCTGGCGGAGGGCTGGAGGGAGCCGGTGGCTGCGATCCTGGCGTGGCTGGTGCCGGTGGCGCGCGACACGGTGCGGTGGCAGGAGGAGCGCAACATGGACCGGGAGCAGAGGTTCTGCACGCGGCCACGGGCACTGCTGCTGCAGACGCTACACTACGCCGACGTCAACAAGGCGGAGGCAGCCGTCGTGGAGGTGCTCGTCGGGTTGAGTTGTATGTCGTGGTACGACGATCGGCGGCAGTGTAAATCGGAGCTTGAATTATGA